One segment of Verrucomicrobiia bacterium DNA contains the following:
- a CDS encoding DUF6259 domain-containing protein codes for MQNVIRFLAVLVASANLTVVGHEVVLEDGQLLAGFDADSGALTRLESKSSHWLIERRPELGVSFRLLAPLPDRRDNSVLGQKQRPAEVQKESKDQVRIQWKDLLSEHGGVLPMTLTATVTLTNGSLSFGAELENDSPLTVEALDYPCLGDLNAPGRDSSLQVRTMWYGNLQAESIYPNFSNGKGYWGVNFPTKTFDSHRSLFCLIQSPQEGLYVEMQNPAQPYLLQYVFEQHPGLLSSVNNRVAETDEISGVPAHLEFRACHFLFAHPHSRLQLAPVVLRCYRGDWHAGVDLYKQWRATWFKPARLPPWVTHVHSWGMLRLNTPEEDYTIPYTNLVKYGEEYARNGVRAVQLVGWNRGGQDRDDPSQDTDPRLGTRQEFQQAIAQIQTKGVQVILFGKLNWADKTTARYTNELYKYEVRDPYGIPYEQGGYSYVTPTQLAGINNRRRAVMDFLCPAYRALAAEEFEKLLGLGAAGWLFDEVCHHGPAEYNFAPGHGYTPPGFVYFGDLPLAAKLRRAADKVNPGFLFAGEGPQDWLMQYYPVSETGVTAIPICQYIDSRLPMLAGVSGFDDREMLNLILLNRYVIMYEPYYYKGHLADFPQTLAYGKKIDALRRAYKDYLWDADFRDTLGAKVTANGPVRYSVFVTTAGKRAVVVANQEFSKACRATVELPNAQKLVVATPEHPQAKATKGVLEVPARSAAVIMEP; via the coding sequence ATGCAGAATGTAATTCGCTTTTTAGCTGTTCTGGTCGCATCAGCCAATCTGACGGTTGTTGGCCATGAGGTCGTTCTGGAGGACGGCCAACTGCTGGCCGGCTTTGATGCGGATTCGGGCGCGCTGACCCGGCTCGAGAGCAAATCGAGTCATTGGCTCATCGAACGCCGGCCAGAATTGGGTGTGTCGTTCCGGCTGCTGGCCCCGTTGCCGGACCGTCGCGACAATTCTGTTTTGGGCCAAAAGCAGCGCCCCGCTGAGGTTCAAAAGGAGTCCAAAGACCAAGTCCGAATCCAATGGAAGGACCTGCTGAGTGAACACGGCGGCGTGTTGCCCATGACGCTAACGGCAACCGTCACATTAACCAACGGGAGCCTCAGCTTCGGGGCCGAGTTGGAAAACGATTCACCGCTGACGGTGGAGGCCCTCGATTACCCTTGCCTGGGGGACCTCAATGCGCCTGGCCGCGACTCGTCCCTGCAGGTCAGAACGATGTGGTACGGCAATCTGCAAGCCGAGAGCATCTATCCGAATTTCAGCAATGGGAAAGGCTATTGGGGCGTCAATTTCCCCACCAAAACCTTCGATTCGCACCGGAGTCTTTTTTGCTTGATTCAATCGCCTCAAGAAGGGCTTTACGTTGAAATGCAGAACCCGGCCCAGCCGTATTTGCTGCAATACGTTTTTGAGCAGCACCCGGGGTTGCTCTCATCGGTTAACAATCGGGTGGCCGAGACAGATGAAATCTCCGGCGTCCCGGCCCATTTAGAATTCCGCGCCTGCCATTTTCTCTTTGCGCATCCTCATTCGAGGTTGCAACTGGCGCCGGTGGTGCTGCGCTGCTACCGAGGGGACTGGCACGCGGGGGTCGATCTCTACAAACAATGGCGGGCCACATGGTTCAAGCCGGCGCGCCTTCCGCCGTGGGTCACGCACGTGCATTCCTGGGGCATGCTGCGTCTCAACACGCCCGAGGAGGACTACACGATTCCTTACACCAACTTGGTGAAATATGGGGAAGAGTACGCCCGCAATGGTGTGAGGGCCGTGCAGTTGGTGGGCTGGAACAGGGGCGGGCAGGACCGGGACGACCCTTCGCAGGATACTGACCCGAGACTTGGCACACGGCAGGAATTTCAGCAAGCGATTGCGCAAATCCAAACCAAGGGCGTCCAGGTTATCCTGTTTGGCAAGTTGAATTGGGCGGACAAGACAACGGCGCGCTATACGAACGAACTGTATAAGTATGAGGTCAGGGACCCGTATGGCATTCCATACGAACAGGGCGGGTATAGCTATGTGACTCCCACTCAATTGGCGGGCATTAATAATCGGCGCCGGGCCGTCATGGATTTTCTCTGCCCGGCCTATAGGGCCCTGGCCGCCGAAGAATTTGAGAAACTGCTGGGCCTTGGGGCTGCAGGGTGGCTCTTCGACGAGGTCTGCCACCATGGCCCGGCTGAGTATAATTTTGCGCCGGGGCACGGCTACACCCCGCCCGGTTTCGTCTATTTCGGGGACTTGCCCCTGGCTGCAAAGCTGCGCCGGGCCGCCGACAAGGTCAATCCCGGCTTCCTTTTTGCGGGCGAAGGACCCCAGGACTGGTTGATGCAGTACTACCCGGTGTCGGAGACCGGTGTGACGGCCATACCGATATGCCAGTACATCGATTCGCGCCTGCCGATGCTGGCGGGGGTCAGCGGCTTTGATGATCGGGAAATGCTCAACCTGATTTTGCTGAACCGCTACGTGATCATGTATGAGCCTTATTACTATAAAGGCCACTTGGCCGATTTTCCCCAGACCTTGGCTTACGGAAAGAAGATCGATGCGTTGCGCCGGGCGTACAAGGATTATTTGTGGGACGCTGATTTTCGGGATACCCTCGGGGCGAAGGTTACGGCCAACGGACCCGTCCGCTATTCGGTATTCGTGACGACAGCAGGCAAACGGGCGGTCGTGGTCGCCAACCAGGAGTTCAGCAAGGCCTGCCGCGCCACAGTGGAGTTACCAAATGCCCAAAAGCTGGTGGTTGCTACGCCCGAGCATCCCCAAGCCAAGGCAACCAAAGGGGTGCTCGAGGTTCCGGCCCGTTCCGCTGCCGTCATTATGGAACCGTGA
- a CDS encoding c-type cytochrome domain-containing protein: protein MNDATAALRAPWQPHRHARQPRRFAQSSCWAALWLCACGLSVPASHAQDKIDYNDHILPLVEANCAKCHNPDKKKADLDLTSYQSALKGSGSGTIVLSGNPDGSKLWKALTHAEEPFMPPNRPKLGEKDLDVFRKWIGDGLLESAGGKAVAIANSGIDLALKPETIDKPTGPPPMPQDLPIEPVVHTARMNAITGLGASPWAPLVAVAGEKQILLFHTGSLQLLGILPFDEGQPVGLKFSHNGKLLLACGGRGAKSGRVVLWDVASGEHLLTLGEEYDTVLAADIRPDQSQVALGGPSRLVKILSTSTGQVLHKIKKHTDWVTAVAFSPNGQMLATADRNGGISVWDPDAGQELFTLAGHKSAVTALSWRPDSKLLASSSEDGTIKLWELQEGKQVKSWAAHRSGTLCVSYARDGRLVSCGRDNTVILWDAKGSKVRQFDCSGDFPLRVAFDDDGGRIFATDFQGRVTAWSAADAKRVAMLDANPPLLADQIAAARQQLQEIQSRLNGTPADAASAAKTAKARPGSPQPQATSLQAELAAANAKLERLQAAEVLSSIYRLRETITTEKREHDQLTASLAAHKAQPAPSRDAEAKADSSELLLDKPIARQLAFELKAAQSRVDRLLSQYRAALAGAQVSPRNRSS, encoded by the coding sequence ATGAATGATGCAACGGCGGCTCTGCGCGCGCCTTGGCAACCGCACCGACATGCAAGGCAGCCCAGGCGCTTCGCGCAATCGAGTTGCTGGGCGGCGCTATGGCTTTGCGCTTGCGGCCTCTCCGTTCCTGCTTCTCATGCCCAAGACAAAATCGATTACAACGACCATATCCTCCCCTTGGTCGAGGCCAACTGCGCTAAATGCCATAACCCGGATAAAAAAAAGGCCGACCTCGACCTGACCAGCTATCAAAGCGCTCTCAAAGGCAGCGGTTCAGGGACGATTGTTTTATCCGGCAACCCGGATGGGAGCAAACTTTGGAAGGCCTTGACGCATGCCGAGGAGCCGTTCATGCCCCCGAACCGGCCCAAACTTGGTGAAAAGGACCTCGATGTTTTCAGAAAATGGATCGGCGATGGTCTGCTCGAAAGCGCCGGCGGCAAGGCCGTGGCTATCGCCAATTCGGGCATAGACCTGGCGCTCAAACCCGAAACTATCGATAAACCGACCGGTCCCCCGCCCATGCCCCAGGACCTGCCGATTGAGCCCGTCGTCCACACCGCCCGCATGAATGCCATCACTGGTTTGGGGGCCAGCCCTTGGGCCCCGCTTGTCGCTGTGGCTGGAGAAAAGCAAATCCTTCTGTTCCATACTGGAAGCCTGCAATTACTGGGCATTCTCCCGTTTGATGAAGGCCAGCCTGTGGGCCTGAAGTTCAGCCATAATGGAAAGCTCCTGCTGGCCTGTGGCGGGCGCGGGGCCAAATCCGGGCGCGTGGTCCTTTGGGATGTTGCCAGCGGGGAACATCTGCTGACGTTAGGTGAGGAATACGACACCGTCCTGGCTGCCGACATCCGCCCCGACCAGTCCCAAGTCGCCTTGGGCGGTCCGAGCCGTCTGGTCAAGATTCTCTCGACCAGCACCGGCCAGGTGCTGCATAAGATCAAAAAACATACCGACTGGGTGACGGCGGTGGCTTTCAGCCCCAACGGGCAGATGCTGGCCACTGCGGATCGGAATGGCGGCATCAGCGTCTGGGACCCTGATGCCGGCCAGGAACTCTTTACTCTGGCAGGCCATAAATCGGCGGTCACCGCCTTAAGCTGGCGCCCGGATTCCAAACTCCTGGCTTCATCAAGCGAAGACGGCACTATCAAACTTTGGGAACTCCAGGAAGGCAAACAGGTCAAAAGCTGGGCCGCCCATCGTTCCGGGACGCTTTGTGTCAGTTACGCCCGTGACGGGCGCCTGGTAAGCTGTGGCCGTGATAATACTGTGATCCTTTGGGACGCTAAGGGGAGCAAAGTCCGCCAATTCGATTGCTCGGGCGATTTTCCCCTTCGCGTTGCGTTCGATGATGATGGTGGCCGAATCTTTGCCACGGATTTCCAGGGTCGCGTCACGGCCTGGTCCGCTGCGGACGCCAAACGCGTCGCGATGTTGGATGCCAATCCGCCTCTGTTGGCGGATCAAATTGCCGCCGCGCGGCAACAGTTGCAGGAAATCCAAAGCCGGCTAAACGGCACGCCCGCGGATGCGGCGTCTGCGGCCAAAACAGCGAAGGCCAGGCCTGGCTCGCCACAGCCTCAAGCCACCAGTCTCCAGGCGGAGCTGGCCGCAGCCAATGCCAAACTCGAACGGTTGCAGGCAGCGGAGGTTTTATCCTCCATCTACCGCTTGCGCGAGACCATCACCACAGAAAAACGCGAACACGACCAGTTGACCGCGTCTTTGGCGGCGCACAAAGCACAACCCGCCCCTTCGCGAGACGCTGAGGCAAAGGCTGATTCATCCGAGTTGCTCCTCGATAAACCAATCGCGCGCCAACTCGCCTTCGAGTTGAAAGCAGCCCAATCGCGCGTGGACCGGCTGCTGTCGCAATATCGGGCTGCGTTGGCAGGCGCCCAGGTATCACCCCGCAACAGAAGTTCTTAG
- a CDS encoding DUF1549 and DUF1553 domain-containing protein produces MAWSGLPVSASPSAPASDIKVYPPVIQLVSASARQQVDVQANYADGITRDVTSQAALSSGNEGIARIEKTTLIPAGDGRTDLRVVFDGRTVVVPVTVSNALVRAAVSFKLDVMPVFTKAGCNAGACHGTSRGKDGFHLSLFGFDPDGDYYRLTREQIGRRVNLGIPQESLIVQKGLGAVQHTGGVRFGTNSDLCQTLVKWLAAGATNDPPNIAKLIGIEIFPKSAVLAGSNSVQRFVVQAHYSDGVLRDVTPLTVFLSNNEGAARVAEDGTVTAGQRGEAFIQARFGEFNVGAQIIVIPANLPYRWPDIAARNYIDEAVYGKLKKLRLIPSAVCDNTTFLRRAFLDITGTLPTAEEIEKFAANKDPARRARLVDQLLGRKEFAELWVMKWAELLEIRSRDNMVYPKAALAYFEWLRDQIQTNVPLDRIVQSLLTASGSNLRDPAANYYQIEPDTLKLAENTAQVFMGMRIQCAQCHNHPFDRWTLNDYYGFAAFFAQVGRKPGDDPRETVIFDRGSGEVKHPVTGAVMRPKFLGGDTPQIKDEPRRVVLARWLTSPQNPYFARNVANIIWDHFLGRGVIEPVDDVRISNPPSNPELLGAMAAKLVEYKYDFKRLVRDICTSRTYQLSSIPNDTNAGDDRNFSKAALRRIRAEVLLDCISQVTETQDKFPGLPRGARAVEIADGNTANYFLTTFGRASRTTVCSCEVKIDPNLSQALHLLNGGTVENKIDQGGVVRKLLKKGNTPEEIIQDLYLRCFSRKPTDEELTKLEPFLKSGAKPEQVLNDVFWSLLNSKEFVFNH; encoded by the coding sequence TTGGCCTGGAGCGGCTTGCCGGTCAGTGCCTCCCCGAGTGCGCCGGCCTCCGACATCAAAGTCTATCCTCCTGTCATCCAGCTTGTCTCGGCCAGTGCGCGCCAACAGGTGGATGTGCAAGCCAACTATGCCGATGGCATCACCCGGGACGTGACCTCGCAAGCCGCCTTGAGCAGCGGCAATGAGGGAATTGCCCGCATCGAAAAGACCACACTGATTCCCGCCGGTGATGGCCGGACCGATTTACGCGTCGTGTTCGATGGCCGCACGGTTGTCGTGCCGGTCACCGTCTCGAATGCGCTCGTGCGGGCGGCTGTCAGTTTCAAGCTCGATGTGATGCCCGTCTTTACCAAGGCCGGTTGCAACGCCGGCGCCTGCCATGGCACCTCGCGAGGCAAAGACGGATTTCACCTGTCACTTTTTGGTTTTGATCCCGATGGCGATTACTACCGCCTGACCCGCGAACAGATTGGCCGGCGGGTTAATCTGGGAATTCCCCAAGAGAGCCTTATCGTGCAGAAAGGCCTGGGAGCCGTGCAGCATACCGGGGGCGTGCGGTTTGGGACCAACAGTGATCTGTGCCAAACGCTTGTCAAATGGCTTGCGGCGGGCGCCACCAATGACCCGCCCAATATCGCCAAACTCATCGGTATCGAAATCTTTCCCAAGTCTGCCGTGCTGGCCGGTTCCAATAGCGTGCAGCGCTTCGTCGTGCAGGCCCATTATTCCGATGGTGTGCTGCGGGATGTCACGCCCTTGACCGTTTTTCTCAGCAACAATGAAGGCGCCGCACGGGTCGCCGAGGATGGCACTGTCACAGCCGGCCAGCGCGGGGAGGCCTTCATCCAGGCGCGTTTTGGCGAATTCAACGTCGGCGCCCAAATCATCGTCATCCCGGCCAACCTGCCCTATCGCTGGCCCGACATCGCCGCCCGCAATTACATTGACGAGGCCGTTTACGGCAAATTGAAGAAGCTGAGGCTAATCCCTTCTGCTGTCTGCGACAACACCACCTTTCTGCGCCGGGCATTCCTCGATATCACCGGCACCCTGCCCACAGCGGAGGAGATTGAAAAGTTCGCCGCCAACAAAGACCCGGCCCGTCGCGCGCGCTTGGTTGACCAGTTGCTCGGTCGAAAGGAATTCGCGGAATTGTGGGTCATGAAATGGGCGGAGCTGCTGGAAATCCGCTCTCGTGATAACATGGTGTATCCCAAGGCGGCGTTGGCTTATTTCGAATGGCTGCGCGATCAGATTCAGACCAACGTGCCTCTGGACCGGATTGTGCAGAGCCTCCTGACGGCTTCGGGCAGCAACCTGCGCGACCCCGCAGCTAACTATTACCAGATCGAGCCGGACACCCTGAAGCTGGCCGAAAATACGGCCCAAGTGTTCATGGGCATGCGCATCCAATGCGCCCAATGCCACAATCACCCCTTTGATCGCTGGACCCTGAACGATTATTACGGCTTCGCCGCCTTCTTCGCCCAGGTCGGGCGCAAGCCGGGCGATGACCCGCGAGAGACGGTTATTTTTGATCGGGGAAGCGGCGAGGTCAAACACCCGGTCACCGGCGCCGTGATGCGGCCCAAATTCCTGGGCGGTGACACCCCCCAAATCAAAGACGAGCCGCGCCGTGTTGTCTTGGCGCGGTGGCTGACTTCGCCCCAGAACCCTTACTTCGCGCGCAACGTGGCCAACATCATCTGGGACCATTTCCTCGGGCGCGGTGTGATCGAACCGGTTGATGACGTGCGCATTAGCAACCCACCGTCGAATCCCGAGTTGCTCGGCGCCATGGCGGCAAAGCTGGTCGAGTATAAATACGATTTCAAAAGACTCGTGCGCGATATCTGCACCTCCCGCACCTATCAACTCAGTTCGATCCCCAATGACACCAACGCCGGGGACGACCGCAATTTCAGCAAGGCGGCCCTGCGCCGTATTCGGGCTGAGGTCCTGCTGGATTGCATCAGCCAGGTGACCGAGACGCAGGATAAGTTCCCCGGTCTGCCGCGCGGGGCCCGGGCGGTCGAAATCGCCGATGGGAACACCGCCAACTATTTCCTGACCACCTTTGGCCGCGCCTCGCGAACGACCGTCTGTTCGTGCGAGGTGAAGATCGACCCCAATCTTTCACAGGCCTTGCACCTGTTGAACGGAGGCACCGTCGAGAACAAGATCGACCAGGGCGGGGTGGTGAGAAAGCTGCTCAAAAAGGGGAACACCCCCGAAGAGATTATCCAGGACCTCTACTTGCGCTGTTTCAGCCGCAAACCTACGGACGAAGAATTAACAAAGCTGGAACCGTTTCTTAAGTCCGGCGCCAAACCGGAACAGGTCTTAAATGACGTCTTTTGGTCCCTGCTCAATTCCAAAGAATTCGTTTTCAACCATTGA
- a CDS encoding PPC domain-containing protein has product MRRKAIPSHPLEERAREKRPSVSKRLCHSTRAAVSLLSFFCVVLTATAGSPHVASLLPTGGQRGTELEVTFAGDRLQDAQEILCYEPGIQVAGLGEVTNKLVKARLKLAADCPLGEYHLRVRTASGLSELRTFFVGPFPAIDEMEPNNDPTNAQKVPLNCTVAGVIKNEDVDCFAVEMKKGQRLSAEVEAMRLGRSSLDARLTVLDPRGAVLADVDDTWLAMQDPFISLAASEDGTYVVRLREAGYGGGNDCHYRLHIGSFPRPDSVFPPGGKAGEPLALTFFSEATGAFTNELKLPERAGEKFGVYAQLDSLPAPSPNWIRVSDFPNVPFVATNHDRDHAAATDLLPPLAFNGIIEKKGQEDWYKFPAHKGAALDVSVFARRLRSPMDSVLEIFDARGHSIASNDDAQGADSSLKFTPSETTNYFMRVRDTLGQGGRDFVYRVEVTPVEAGVTLKIPEVSRNDTQSRQYIVVPRGNRFATLISAKRANFGGDLDFHIEGLPQGVTMLADTMPRNVEQMPLVFEAAADAPIGCKLLDLTATGTNGTSQVIGKFRQDVELVEGPNGASFYGTRVDKLCVAVTKEAPFRVAIVQPKVPLVQGGSMPLEIVAQRDPAFDEPIEVHMVWNPPGVSSQSEATIPKGETNVVYQLNAGGAEARVWKIAVLGQANVEGGPVFVSSQLADLEVAAPFLTGKIETLRLNPGKTAQLTVTLQHAKPFEGKALVTLRGLPDKITAPAKEITKDDSEVVFEVTADPKCSLGSHRDLFCTVDIKQNGETIAHTIAHGGILRVLPPRKAETKLASAGGR; this is encoded by the coding sequence ATGCGCCGGAAAGCAATTCCCTCTCATCCTTTGGAGGAGAGGGCCAGGGAGAAAAGGCCCTCGGTCTCGAAACGCCTGTGTCACAGTACTAGAGCGGCTGTCTCGTTGTTGTCTTTCTTTTGCGTCGTCCTCACCGCGACGGCCGGCTCGCCCCATGTTGCCTCCCTCCTGCCCACCGGCGGTCAGCGCGGCACGGAACTTGAAGTCACCTTTGCCGGCGACCGCTTGCAGGACGCGCAGGAAATCCTTTGTTACGAACCGGGTATTCAAGTCGCGGGGCTTGGTGAGGTCACCAACAAGCTGGTCAAAGCGCGGTTGAAGCTCGCCGCTGATTGCCCCCTTGGCGAATACCATCTGCGCGTGCGAACCGCCTCCGGCCTTTCGGAGCTGCGCACTTTCTTTGTCGGACCGTTTCCTGCGATTGACGAAATGGAACCGAATAATGATCCAACGAACGCCCAAAAAGTCCCTCTCAACTGCACCGTTGCCGGTGTAATCAAGAACGAAGACGTGGACTGCTTCGCGGTGGAGATGAAGAAAGGTCAACGCCTCTCGGCGGAGGTGGAGGCGATGCGGCTGGGGCGCAGTTCGCTGGATGCGCGGCTGACGGTGCTGGACCCGCGCGGGGCAGTTTTGGCGGATGTCGATGATACCTGGCTGGCCATGCAAGACCCCTTCATCAGCCTTGCGGCGTCTGAAGATGGGACGTACGTCGTTCGTTTACGCGAGGCCGGCTATGGCGGCGGCAACGATTGCCATTACCGGCTCCATATCGGCTCGTTTCCACGGCCCGATTCGGTCTTCCCGCCGGGTGGCAAAGCGGGCGAACCGCTCGCTTTAACATTTTTTAGCGAGGCCACTGGAGCTTTTACCAACGAACTAAAGCTGCCGGAACGTGCCGGTGAAAAATTCGGGGTTTATGCCCAGTTGGACAGCTTGCCGGCCCCTTCCCCGAACTGGATTCGCGTGTCGGATTTCCCGAACGTGCCCTTCGTGGCAACAAACCATGATCGCGACCACGCCGCCGCAACCGACCTGCTCCCGCCGCTGGCTTTCAATGGCATCATCGAGAAAAAGGGGCAGGAGGATTGGTATAAATTCCCGGCACACAAGGGCGCTGCGCTCGATGTGAGCGTTTTTGCGCGGCGCCTCCGCTCGCCGATGGATTCGGTTCTCGAGATATTCGATGCCCGCGGCCACAGCATCGCGTCCAATGACGACGCCCAGGGGGCGGACAGCTCGTTGAAGTTCACGCCGTCTGAAACCACCAACTACTTTATGCGCGTGCGCGACACCCTCGGGCAAGGCGGACGGGATTTCGTGTACCGCGTCGAGGTCACACCGGTTGAAGCGGGAGTGACGTTGAAAATCCCTGAGGTATCGCGCAACGACACCCAATCGCGCCAGTACATCGTCGTGCCGCGCGGCAACCGCTTTGCCACCCTCATATCGGCCAAGCGCGCGAATTTTGGCGGGGACCTCGATTTTCACATCGAGGGGTTACCACAAGGGGTGACGATGCTGGCCGACACCATGCCGCGGAATGTGGAGCAGATGCCGCTGGTTTTTGAGGCGGCTGCCGATGCGCCAATCGGCTGCAAGCTGCTTGACCTGACCGCTACCGGGACCAACGGGACAAGCCAGGTTATTGGAAAGTTTCGTCAGGACGTGGAATTGGTCGAGGGCCCCAATGGCGCGAGCTTCTATGGCACGCGCGTGGATAAGCTATGCGTTGCGGTGACCAAAGAGGCGCCGTTTAGGGTCGCTATTGTTCAGCCGAAGGTCCCACTGGTTCAAGGCGGCTCAATGCCTTTGGAAATCGTTGCCCAGCGCGACCCCGCCTTCGACGAACCCATCGAGGTTCATATGGTATGGAACCCGCCCGGTGTGAGTTCCCAATCCGAAGCGACTATTCCCAAGGGGGAAACCAACGTGGTGTACCAGCTCAATGCGGGGGGCGCCGAAGCACGGGTTTGGAAGATTGCGGTCTTGGGTCAAGCGAACGTCGAGGGAGGCCCGGTTTTCGTATCGTCTCAACTGGCGGACCTGGAAGTCGCAGCGCCTTTCCTGACAGGGAAGATCGAGACGCTTCGGCTCAATCCCGGCAAAACAGCCCAGCTCACTGTGACTCTGCAGCATGCCAAGCCCTTTGAAGGCAAAGCGCTTGTCACTTTGCGCGGTTTACCTGATAAGATTACCGCCCCTGCCAAGGAGATAACTAAGGATGATTCGGAGGTCGTCTTCGAAGTGACAGCCGATCCAAAGTGCTCGCTCGGTTCGCACCGAGACCTCTTTTGCACAGTCGATATCAAACAAAACGGGGAGACCATTGCCCATACAATCGCTCATGGCGGCATCCTCCGCGTGCTGCCTCCGAGAAAGGCCGAAACCAAACTAGCCTCAGCGGGCGGAAGGTGA
- a CDS encoding DUF1501 domain-containing protein, with protein MAETYSSFCNSPEHIWRPNRREFLFVGLIGSLGLTLGNAMRLQAETLGTGARAQGVINIFLPGGIAAQESFDPKLLAPIEYRGPLGTVKTKLEGVYFSEDLKRTAEIADKICVIRSMTHGEADHNRGTHNMFTGWRPSPAVQYPSIGSIVSHELGPRNDLPPYVCIPTQPNPFAGTGYLGSAYGPFSLGADPANRGFKVRDLNLPNGVDEKRFAERRAMRAVVDAHFSAIEKSDALEGMDSFYQRAYAMMSSDKAREAFDLKKEPEKLRADYGHNAAGQRMLLARRLIESGVRFVSLTYGGWDHHDNIRQGVTSQMPAFDQAFAALIRDLAQRGMLDSTLVLVTTEFGRTPKVNGTAGRDHYPKVFSIVMAGGGVKQGCIHGATDPTGSEVDADGLTVPDYAATIYHLLGIDWDKTLLAGARPVKIIKDGEVAQALLA; from the coding sequence ATGGCTGAAACTTACTCTTCCTTCTGCAATAGCCCCGAGCACATCTGGCGCCCCAATCGACGCGAATTCCTCTTTGTCGGCTTGATAGGCAGTCTCGGGTTGACCCTCGGCAATGCCATGCGGCTTCAGGCCGAAACTTTGGGGACTGGCGCCCGCGCTCAGGGGGTTATCAATATCTTTCTGCCGGGAGGCATAGCTGCCCAGGAATCGTTTGATCCGAAGCTGCTGGCGCCAATCGAGTATCGTGGGCCGCTGGGGACGGTCAAAACCAAGCTCGAAGGTGTTTATTTTTCAGAAGACCTCAAGCGAACGGCGGAAATTGCCGACAAAATCTGTGTTATCCGCTCGATGACTCACGGGGAAGCGGACCACAACCGCGGGACGCATAACATGTTCACCGGCTGGCGTCCAAGCCCTGCGGTGCAATACCCCAGCATCGGCAGCATCGTGTCGCACGAGCTGGGGCCGCGGAATGATTTGCCGCCGTATGTTTGCATCCCGACGCAACCGAACCCCTTCGCCGGCACCGGCTATCTCGGCTCCGCTTACGGGCCGTTCAGTCTCGGGGCAGACCCGGCCAATCGCGGGTTCAAGGTGCGCGACCTCAATCTGCCAAACGGGGTGGACGAGAAGCGCTTTGCCGAGCGGCGCGCGATGCGGGCGGTGGTGGATGCGCATTTCAGCGCCATCGAGAAATCGGATGCGCTCGAAGGGATGGACTCATTTTATCAGCGCGCCTACGCCATGATGAGTTCGGACAAGGCGCGTGAGGCCTTTGACCTCAAGAAAGAGCCGGAGAAATTGCGCGCTGACTACGGGCACAATGCGGCCGGCCAACGGATGCTCCTGGCCCGGCGCCTGATCGAGTCTGGCGTGCGATTCGTTTCCCTGACCTACGGCGGTTGGGACCACCACGATAATATCCGCCAGGGGGTCACCAGCCAGATGCCCGCATTTGACCAGGCCTTCGCCGCCCTCATCAGGGACCTGGCGCAGCGTGGGATGCTTGATTCGACTCTGGTGCTCGTGACCACCGAGTTTGGACGCACACCCAAGGTCAACGGCACAGCCGGGCGAGACCATTATCCGAAAGTTTTCAGCATCGTGATGGCCGGAGGCGGCGTTAAACAAGGCTGCATCCACGGGGCAACCGACCCGACCGGGAGCGAAGTCGATGCTGACGGGCTCACCGTGCCCGATTATGCGGCCACCATTTATCACCTGCTGGGGATTGACTGGGACAAGACGCTGCTGGCCGGCGCTCGTCCGGTGAAAATCATCAAGGACGGCGAAGTGGCCCAGGCACTGCTTGCCTAA